The following are from one region of the Hymenobacter sp. YIM 151858-1 genome:
- a CDS encoding phenylacetic acid degradation b: protein MLTSLDPRITRLHLPDAPPSIEPKEAFDQFETYEAFHQKKEGTAYTYVGPVHAPAADVAFLFAKEQYSRRFPCTGMWVAPTRAISLTRYVGDTESVYDFVTEHLPAQTGAEPDESVQQAEAYARGEEDYAIFHLKKRGKAHVHVGMVRAASPEEALLQAKAVFGEQRPVVNVWVVRWADVLTSDEDDRDIWSTTPEKKYRDAIAYKVQDRIDRFKQEGNK, encoded by the coding sequence ATGCTCACCTCTCTCGATCCTCGTATTACGCGCTTGCACCTGCCCGATGCGCCCCCATCCATCGAGCCCAAAGAAGCGTTCGACCAGTTTGAAACGTACGAGGCGTTCCACCAGAAGAAAGAAGGCACCGCCTACACCTACGTAGGTCCGGTGCATGCCCCCGCGGCCGATGTGGCCTTCTTGTTTGCCAAGGAGCAGTACAGCCGCCGCTTTCCGTGCACGGGCATGTGGGTGGCGCCTACGCGGGCCATCAGCCTGACGCGCTACGTGGGCGACACCGAGTCGGTGTACGACTTTGTTACCGAGCATCTGCCCGCGCAAACGGGTGCCGAGCCCGATGAGAGCGTGCAGCAAGCCGAGGCCTACGCCCGCGGCGAGGAGGATTACGCCATCTTCCACCTGAAGAAGCGCGGCAAGGCGCACGTGCATGTAGGCATGGTGCGCGCCGCCTCGCCCGAAGAGGCTCTGCTGCAAGCCAAGGCCGTTTTTGGCGAGCAACGCCCCGTGGTAAACGTATGGGTGGTACGCTGGGCCGATGTGCTGACCTCCGACGAGGACGACCGCGACATCTGGAGCACCACGCCCGAGAAGAAGTACCGCGACGCCATTGCCTACAAAGTGCAGGACCGCATCGACCGCTTTAAGCAGGAGGGTAACAAGTAA
- the paaD gene encoding 1,2-phenylacetyl-CoA epoxidase subunit PaaD, which produces MNAVVDKATILTWLEVVTDPEIPTVSLVDLGVIRDVRVADDGYVTVRMTPTFSGCPAMDYMRRDVERVLREHGVARFAVEMSLEEAWSSNWVTERGRAALKAHRLSPPPMHQGIVDLDILEYAECPNCGSHNTTLRSPFGPTLCRALHYCNDCRQGFEQFKPV; this is translated from the coding sequence TTGAACGCAGTCGTGGACAAGGCTACCATTCTGACGTGGCTGGAGGTGGTTACCGACCCCGAGATTCCCACGGTGTCGCTGGTCGACCTGGGGGTGATTCGCGACGTGCGCGTGGCCGACGATGGCTACGTAACCGTGCGCATGACGCCTACCTTCTCGGGCTGCCCGGCCATGGACTACATGCGGCGCGACGTGGAGCGCGTATTGCGCGAGCACGGCGTGGCGCGGTTTGCCGTGGAAATGTCGCTGGAAGAAGCCTGGAGCAGCAACTGGGTAACCGAACGCGGGCGCGCCGCGCTCAAAGCGCACCGGTTGTCGCCGCCGCCCATGCACCAGGGCATCGTCGATTTGGACATTCTGGAGTACGCCGAGTGCCCCAACTGCGGCAGCCACAACACCACCCTGCGCAGCCCCTTCGGCCCTACGCTTTGCCGCGCCTTGCACTACTGCAACGATTGCCGCCAGGGCTTCGAGCAATTTAAGCCGGTATAA
- the paaC gene encoding 1,2-phenylacetyl-CoA epoxidase subunit PaaC: protein MNTTALKDLLYRLADDQLILGHRNSEWNGLGPILEEDIAFSSMAQDKLGHSLQLYTLLHNLGEAEPDTVAFTRNAPQFHCSQLVELPIGDYAFSLIRHFLYDHAELLRFQLLATSSYEPLAQVARKLKGELKYHVLHANTWVKQLGTSTEEAIEKLQTALNETLPYALGLFEKTEHEEAIIADGVFAGEDALKAQWLESISKVLAQTNLELPDLATVAPVYGGRHGEHTEHLQPLLDEMAEVFRLDPTADW from the coding sequence ATGAACACCACCGCGCTCAAAGACCTGCTCTACCGCCTCGCCGACGACCAGTTGATCCTAGGTCACCGCAACTCCGAGTGGAACGGCCTGGGTCCGATTCTGGAAGAGGACATTGCCTTCTCGTCGATGGCGCAGGACAAGCTGGGCCACTCGCTGCAGCTCTACACCTTGCTGCACAACCTGGGCGAGGCCGAGCCCGACACGGTGGCGTTTACGCGCAACGCGCCGCAGTTTCACTGCTCGCAGCTGGTGGAGCTGCCCATCGGCGACTACGCTTTCAGCCTCATCCGCCATTTCCTCTACGATCACGCCGAGCTGCTGCGCTTTCAGCTGCTGGCTACCAGCTCGTACGAGCCCCTGGCGCAGGTAGCGCGCAAGCTGAAGGGCGAGCTGAAGTACCACGTGCTGCACGCCAACACCTGGGTAAAGCAGCTGGGCACCAGCACCGAGGAGGCCATCGAGAAGCTGCAGACGGCACTGAACGAAACCCTCCCCTACGCCCTAGGTCTGTTCGAGAAAACCGAGCACGAGGAGGCCATTATTGCCGATGGCGTTTTCGCGGGCGAAGACGCGCTGAAGGCGCAGTGGCTGGAGAGCATCAGCAAAGTATTGGCGCAAACCAACCTCGAGCTGCCCGACCTCGCCACCGTTGCGCCGGTGTACGGCGGCCGCCACGGCGAGCATACCGAGCACCTGCAGCCCCTGCTCGACGAAATGGCCGAGGTATTCCGCCTCGACCCTACCGCCGACTGGTAA
- the paaA gene encoding 1,2-phenylacetyl-CoA epoxidase subunit PaaA: MYGSVSTHDIPAQATTGLENEDPQLLAEFEARIARGEKIEPDDYMPALYRKQLIRMIEQHAHSEIIGSLPEGTWITRAPGFRRKMAQMAKVQDEVGHAQLLYSAAETLGKTREDMITDLINGKSKYSNVFNYPTPTWADSNVISWLIDAGAIVNQMANAKGSYGPYCRALERICAEESFHLKYGHDAVVHMATGTPTQRRMMQEALNRWWPPIMTFFGPADKMSQHTEILMRWKVKMASNDDCRQQFLDMYVPKILEIGLTIPDPKLRKNEETGKWEYTEPDWDELRRVINGDGPCNKERLAVRRAAEENGAWVRRALQAKQQAAKHVRPLA; encoded by the coding sequence ATGTACGGCTCCGTCAGCACCCACGATATCCCGGCGCAGGCAACCACCGGCCTCGAAAACGAAGACCCGCAACTGCTGGCCGAGTTTGAGGCCCGCATTGCCCGCGGCGAGAAAATCGAGCCCGACGACTACATGCCGGCGCTCTACCGCAAGCAGCTCATTCGCATGATTGAGCAGCACGCGCACTCCGAAATCATCGGCTCCTTACCCGAGGGCACCTGGATTACCCGTGCGCCGGGCTTCCGCCGCAAAATGGCCCAGATGGCCAAGGTGCAGGACGAAGTGGGCCACGCCCAGCTGCTGTACTCGGCCGCCGAAACCCTAGGTAAGACGCGCGAGGACATGATTACGGACCTGATCAACGGCAAGTCGAAGTACTCCAACGTCTTCAACTACCCCACGCCGACCTGGGCCGACTCAAACGTAATTTCCTGGCTGATCGACGCGGGTGCCATCGTAAACCAAATGGCCAACGCCAAAGGCTCGTACGGCCCGTATTGCCGCGCCCTGGAGCGGATTTGCGCCGAGGAGTCGTTTCACCTGAAGTACGGCCACGATGCCGTGGTGCACATGGCCACCGGCACGCCCACGCAGCGCCGCATGATGCAGGAAGCCCTGAACCGTTGGTGGCCGCCCATCATGACGTTCTTCGGGCCGGCCGACAAAATGAGCCAGCACACCGAAATCCTGATGCGCTGGAAGGTGAAGATGGCCTCGAACGACGATTGCCGCCAGCAATTCCTCGACATGTACGTGCCGAAGATTCTGGAAATCGGCCTTACCATCCCCGACCCCAAACTGCGCAAGAACGAAGAAACCGGCAAGTGGGAATACACCGAGCCGGATTGGGACGAGCTGCGCCGCGTGATTAACGGCGACGGCCCCTGCAACAAAGAACGCCTGGCGGTGCGCCGCGCCGCCGAAGAAAACGGAGCCTGGGTACGCCGGGCTCTGCAGGCCAAGCAGCAAGCCGCCAAGCACGTGCGGCCTCTGGCCTAA
- a CDS encoding M3 family oligoendopeptidase has translation MIHSLPEISADVTAPTRPPRRYLPEAFTVTDWAALEPYFVELRDRPVNSAEELEAWLLDRSELESVLSEDLAWRYIRMTCDTQDQNRSEAFQYFVSQIEPNAAPYDHALNEKLVASPYIDELNQDRYRIFLRSVRRALEIYRAENIPLKTEISTKQQEYAATVGAMTVTLDGEEMTLQRAADRLKDPNRAKREEAWRAVQDRRVQDAQKLDGLFTQLIGLRHQMALNADFSNFRDYMFAALGRFDYTPQDCFDFHAAIRETVVPLIDEIDQHRRHDLGLAELRPWDLDVDTSGKAPLRPFETGQELLGKTITVFQRLDPFLGDCLTTMREMGHLDLESRKGKAPGGYNYPLDETGVPFIFMNATSSLRDVITMLHEGGHAVHSFLTRRLPMGADKHPPSEVAELASMSMELISMDHWDVFFGNDDELRRAKKTHLESVLETFPWVATIDKFQHWIYENPQHSPAERQAKWVEIFDTFNQRTVSWEGIEAYKPWLWQKQLHLYEVPFYYVEYAMAQLGAIAVWRNFRHDPQAGLEAYKRALALGYTATIGEIYEAAGIRFDFSTEYLRSLADFVRQEMAQL, from the coding sequence ATGATTCACTCCCTTCCGGAAATATCCGCCGACGTTACGGCGCCCACCCGGCCGCCCCGCCGGTACTTGCCCGAGGCATTTACCGTAACCGATTGGGCCGCGCTCGAACCGTATTTTGTTGAGCTACGCGACCGGCCGGTGAACAGCGCCGAAGAGCTGGAGGCGTGGCTGCTCGACCGCTCAGAGCTGGAATCGGTGCTGAGCGAGGATTTGGCGTGGCGCTATATCCGCATGACCTGCGACACGCAGGACCAGAACCGCTCCGAGGCTTTTCAGTACTTCGTGAGCCAGATTGAGCCGAACGCCGCGCCCTACGACCACGCCCTCAACGAAAAGCTGGTTGCCTCGCCCTACATCGACGAGCTGAACCAGGACCGCTACCGCATTTTCTTGCGTTCGGTACGCCGCGCGCTGGAAATTTACCGGGCCGAAAACATTCCGCTCAAAACGGAAATCAGCACCAAGCAGCAGGAATACGCCGCCACCGTGGGCGCCATGACGGTAACCCTCGACGGCGAGGAAATGACGCTGCAACGGGCCGCCGACCGCCTCAAAGACCCAAACCGCGCTAAGCGCGAGGAGGCGTGGCGCGCCGTGCAAGACCGCCGCGTGCAGGACGCCCAGAAGCTCGACGGGCTGTTTACGCAGCTGATTGGCCTGCGCCATCAGATGGCCCTGAACGCCGACTTTTCGAACTTCCGCGACTATATGTTTGCGGCCCTGGGTCGTTTCGACTACACCCCGCAGGACTGCTTCGATTTTCATGCGGCCATTCGGGAAACAGTGGTGCCCCTGATCGACGAAATCGACCAGCACCGCCGCCACGACCTAGGGCTGGCCGAGCTGCGCCCCTGGGACCTCGACGTGGACACCTCGGGCAAGGCGCCGCTGCGGCCTTTTGAAACCGGGCAGGAGCTGCTGGGCAAAACCATTACCGTATTCCAGCGCCTCGACCCCTTTCTGGGCGACTGCCTTACCACTATGCGCGAAATGGGCCACCTCGACCTGGAGTCGCGCAAGGGCAAGGCACCCGGTGGCTACAACTACCCGCTCGACGAAACCGGCGTGCCGTTCATTTTCATGAACGCCACCTCGTCGTTGCGCGACGTGATTACCATGCTGCACGAAGGCGGCCACGCGGTGCACTCCTTCCTGACGCGCCGCCTGCCCATGGGCGCCGATAAGCACCCGCCGAGCGAGGTAGCCGAGCTGGCGTCGATGTCGATGGAGCTGATTTCGATGGACCACTGGGACGTGTTCTTCGGCAACGACGACGAGCTGCGGCGGGCCAAGAAAACCCACCTCGAGAGCGTGCTCGAAACCTTCCCGTGGGTGGCCACCATCGATAAGTTTCAGCACTGGATTTACGAAAACCCGCAGCACAGCCCGGCCGAGCGGCAGGCCAAGTGGGTGGAGATTTTCGACACGTTCAACCAGCGCACCGTGAGCTGGGAGGGCATTGAGGCCTACAAGCCGTGGTTGTGGCAAAAGCAGCTGCACCTCTACGAAGTGCCATTTTACTACGTGGAGTACGCTATGGCGCAGCTGGGAGCCATTGCGGTATGGCGCAACTTCCGCCACGATCCGCAAGCCGGCCTCGAAGCCTACAAGCGCGCCCTGGCCCTAGGGTATACGGCTACCATCGGCGAGATTTACGAGGCGGCCGGCATCCGGTTCGATTTCAGCACCGAGTACCTGCGCAGCCTCGCCGACTTTGTGCGGCAGGAAATGGCGCAGCTCTAG